A single genomic interval of Pseudorasbora parva isolate DD20220531a chromosome 21, ASM2467924v1, whole genome shotgun sequence harbors:
- the reep3b gene encoding receptor expression-enhancing protein 3, which produces MVSWIISRSVVLVFGNLYPAYYSYKAVKTKNVKEYVRWMMYWIVFALFTVVETVTDLTIAWFPLYYEIKVAFVIWLLSPYTRGASAIYRKLLHPLLSSKEREIDDYIVQAKERSYETMVNFGKQGLSIAATAAVSAAVKGQGAITEKLRSLSMHDLTQIPQDGSGYSSYGSNPARRAIMDQPDGAEYYHSDDNDRSDDEGKAVFSEDEAVSHHGLRRSQSVKITRSKVRRDARYGSLKIKGRKRPAINAMTYSSMEN; this is translated from the exons ATGGTGTCCTGGATTATATCAAGATCTGTCGT ACTGGTTTTTGGAAACCTGTACCCAGCGTACTATTCCTACAAAGCAGTGAAGACCAAAAATGTCAAAGAATAC gtGCGATGGATGATGTACTGGATTGTCTTTGCCCTGTTTACAGTAGTGGAGACCGTCACAGATCTAACCATAGCCTG GTTTCCTCTCTATTACGAGATAAAAGTTGCATTTGTCATCTGGCTTCTGTCTCCCTACACAAGAGGAGCTAGTGCCATCTACAGAAAACTCCTCCACCCTCTGCTTTCCTCCAAAGAAAGG GAAATTGATGACTACATAGTCCAGGCGAAAGAGCGAAGCTACGAGACCATGGTGAACTTCGGCAAGCAGGGCCTGAGCATCGCTGCAACTGCTGCCGTGTCTGCCGCTGTCAAG GGTCAAGGTGCCATCACAGAGAAGCTCCGGAGCCTCAGCATGCACGACCTTACCCAGATCCCTCAAGACGGCAGCGGGTATTCATCCTACGGCTCCAACCCAGCCAGAAGAGCCATCATGGACCAACCCGACGGAGCTG AGTATTATCATAGTGATGACAATGACAGAAGTGATGATGAGGGGAAGGCTGTGTTCTCGGAGGATGAAGCCGTGTCTCATCATGGGCTCAGACGATCTCAGAGCGTCAAAATCACCCGCTCAAAAGTGCGAAGAGAT GCACGTTATGGATCTCTGAAGATCAAAGGGAGGAAAAGACCAGCGATTAATGCCATGACTTACTCCAGCATGGAGAACTGA